A region from the Cystobacter ferrugineus genome encodes:
- the alr gene encoding alanine racemase produces the protein MHENIAGGTGKVASWLELSAGALAANVATLRAVAAETGGPRALGAVLKGNAYGHGLAQMLPLVHPLVDLLYFIAPADALAARAHERGRGLAPKQILVIGALDAEEAVALAREGVDVVLADSSWREMVAPLRRAKLERPLRVHVHIDTGLGREGFTPGQITSGELDFLRDAGDVLQVVGVLSHFANTEDVTEQMYAQAQLDAFETGLKALRAAAPVHEPLQRHMAASAATLVLPQARYDAQRVGISLYGFWPSTETRLSARLVLGRVPDLKPVLAWRSPSQVVKWLSAGSYIGYGCTHRCSEATRVAVLPVGYFDGYPRLLSGKAHVLVNGHRCAVLGRVMMNHIIVDVTRATHDERPLTATLLGVDGDEHLHAETLASWAQTIHYELVTRLGAHLRRVVVP, from the coding sequence ATGCACGAGAACATCGCGGGAGGCACGGGCAAGGTGGCGTCGTGGTTGGAGCTGTCGGCGGGAGCGCTCGCCGCGAACGTGGCCACGCTGCGCGCGGTGGCCGCGGAGACGGGAGGGCCCCGGGCCCTGGGCGCGGTGCTCAAGGGCAATGCCTATGGCCACGGCCTCGCGCAGATGCTGCCGCTCGTCCACCCGCTGGTGGACCTGCTCTACTTCATCGCCCCGGCGGACGCGCTGGCGGCGCGGGCCCACGAGCGGGGCCGGGGCCTCGCGCCCAAGCAGATACTGGTCATCGGCGCGCTGGACGCCGAGGAGGCCGTGGCCCTCGCGCGCGAGGGCGTGGACGTGGTGCTGGCCGACAGCTCCTGGCGGGAGATGGTGGCCCCGCTGCGCCGGGCGAAGCTCGAGCGCCCCCTCCGGGTGCACGTGCACATCGACACGGGGTTGGGCCGCGAGGGCTTCACGCCGGGGCAGATCACCTCGGGCGAGCTGGACTTCCTGCGCGACGCGGGAGACGTGCTCCAGGTGGTGGGGGTGCTGAGCCACTTCGCCAACACGGAGGACGTGACGGAGCAGATGTACGCCCAGGCCCAGCTCGACGCGTTCGAGACCGGGCTGAAGGCGCTGCGCGCGGCCGCCCCGGTGCACGAGCCCCTGCAGCGGCACATGGCGGCGAGCGCGGCGACGCTGGTGCTGCCCCAGGCGCGCTATGACGCGCAGCGCGTGGGCATCTCCCTGTATGGGTTCTGGCCCTCCACGGAGACGCGGCTGTCGGCGCGGCTGGTGCTGGGGCGGGTGCCGGACTTGAAGCCGGTGCTCGCCTGGCGCAGTCCGAGCCAGGTGGTGAAGTGGCTGTCGGCGGGCAGCTACATCGGCTACGGGTGCACGCACCGTTGCTCCGAGGCCACGCGCGTGGCGGTGCTGCCGGTGGGCTATTTCGATGGCTACCCCCGGCTCCTGTCGGGCAAGGCGCACGTGCTGGTGAACGGCCACCGGTGCGCGGTGCTCGGCCGGGTGATGATGAACCACATCATCGTGGACGTGACACGAGCCACCCACGACGAGCGGCCGCTGACGGCGACGTTGCTGGGAGTGGACGGCGACGAGCACCTGCACGCGGAGACCCTCGCCTCCTGGGCTCAGACGATTCACTACGAGTTGGTGACGCGGCTCGGCGCGCACCTGCGGCGTGTCGTCGTGCCCTGA
- a CDS encoding synaptic vesicle VAT-1 family membrane protein, with protein sequence MRQVVIPRAGGYDRLTFETRPEPTPAADEVVVASEAIGVNYADCVVRMGLYASARKYVGWPITPGFEFAGTVHAVGASVTDLKPGDRVFGVTRFGGYSTHVTVPRHQVFSLPARLDMAQAAGFPTVFLTAYFALFELAHPRPGNTLLVHSAAGGVGGALLQLGRIAGCRTVGVVGASHKVEAARALGADVVIDKSREDLWRAAERAAPHGYDVVLDANGVSTLRESYRHLARPGKLVLYGFHSMLPREGGRPNWVKLAADFLRTPRFNPLDLTGDNASVLAFNLSYLFERRDVLAESMGRLLTWLDEGRITPPPVTRFAFDRVADAHRALESGTTVGKLVLVP encoded by the coding sequence ATGCGCCAGGTGGTCATCCCCCGGGCCGGTGGTTACGACCGGCTCACGTTCGAGACGCGGCCCGAGCCCACGCCCGCTGCTGATGAGGTGGTCGTCGCCTCGGAGGCCATCGGCGTCAACTACGCCGACTGTGTCGTCCGCATGGGCCTGTACGCGTCCGCCAGGAAGTACGTGGGTTGGCCCATCACCCCGGGCTTCGAGTTCGCCGGGACGGTGCACGCGGTGGGCGCCTCCGTCACGGACCTGAAGCCGGGAGACCGGGTGTTCGGCGTCACGCGCTTCGGGGGCTACTCCACCCACGTCACCGTGCCCCGGCACCAGGTGTTCTCCCTGCCCGCGCGCCTGGACATGGCCCAGGCCGCCGGGTTTCCCACCGTCTTCCTCACCGCGTACTTCGCCCTCTTCGAGCTGGCCCACCCCCGTCCGGGCAATACGCTGCTCGTGCACTCGGCGGCGGGTGGGGTGGGGGGCGCCCTGCTGCAATTGGGGCGCATCGCGGGCTGCCGCACCGTGGGCGTGGTGGGGGCCTCGCACAAGGTGGAGGCCGCGCGGGCGTTGGGCGCCGACGTCGTCATCGACAAGAGCCGTGAGGATTTGTGGCGCGCCGCCGAGCGGGCGGCTCCCCACGGCTATGACGTGGTACTCGATGCGAATGGCGTCTCCACGCTGCGCGAGAGCTATCGGCACCTGGCCCGGCCCGGCAAGCTCGTCCTCTATGGCTTCCACTCCATGTTGCCGCGTGAGGGGGGCCGGCCGAACTGGGTGAAGCTCGCGGCGGACTTCCTGCGCACGCCCCGCTTCAATCCCTTGGACCTCACGGGCGACAACGCGAGCGTGCTGGCCTTCAACCTGTCCTATCTCTTCGAGCGGCGGGACGTGCTCGCGGAGTCCATGGGCCGGCTGCTCACCTGGCTGGACGAGGGCCGCATCACGCCGCCTCCGGTCACCCGCTTCGCGTTCGACCGCGTCGCCGATGCGCACCGGGCGCTGGAGTCCGGCACCACCGTGGGCAAGCTCGTGCTGGTGCCGTGA
- a CDS encoding Uma2 family endonuclease, producing the protein MSDTPPREGSRLGPYLLGRLHPDSDPALGPIYEAHHVETGVPALVLVPNASARVPRAAWTVRSRSEVSPPYFAVEVERSPGASTRALHELTLLYIELSGAMASVEDREDTATFLSRASRATPRPSPRRRALTVGLATFGGLALGMGMMLLWPRPPAPMDAPQEERAEVVTVSGEAVNWATLISSTGSTTIGYPLPPAPLKGQHKPPCIEGTEVEINKGCWVQLKKDAPCGRGYAEYQGKCYMPVRDPPPEPRSIQP; encoded by the coding sequence ATGAGCGACACTCCTCCACGGGAAGGCAGCAGACTGGGGCCGTATCTCCTCGGCAGACTCCATCCGGACTCAGACCCGGCCCTGGGGCCCATCTATGAGGCGCACCATGTCGAAACGGGAGTTCCCGCGCTCGTGCTGGTGCCCAATGCCTCGGCCCGGGTTCCCCGCGCGGCCTGGACCGTGCGCTCCCGGAGCGAGGTCTCTCCTCCCTATTTCGCCGTGGAGGTGGAACGCTCGCCCGGAGCGAGTACCCGGGCGCTCCATGAGCTGACATTGCTGTACATCGAGCTGTCGGGTGCGATGGCCAGCGTCGAGGACCGAGAGGACACCGCCACCTTCCTCTCCCGCGCGTCCCGCGCCACGCCTCGGCCGTCGCCGCGCCGGCGCGCGCTCACGGTGGGCCTCGCCACCTTCGGGGGATTGGCCCTGGGCATGGGGATGATGCTGCTCTGGCCCCGGCCTCCCGCCCCCATGGATGCGCCGCAGGAGGAGCGAGCGGAGGTGGTCACCGTATCTGGTGAAGCCGTGAACTGGGCCACCCTGATCTCGTCCACCGGATCCACCACTATCGGATATCCCCTGCCACCCGCGCCGCTCAAGGGCCAGCACAAGCCGCCGTGCATCGAGGGAACCGAGGTGGAGATCAACAAGGGTTGCTGGGTCCAGCTCAAGAAGGATGCCCCCTGCGGGCGGGGGTACGCCGAGTACCAGGGCAAATGCTACATGCCCGTGAGGGACCCACCTCCCGAGCCCCGCTCCATCCAGCCATGA
- a CDS encoding transglycosylase domain-containing protein, producing the protein MSPFGHNRLLRWTLAVLLLPPVLLLGSVEAVYRYGLSRVGELPRPPQPRTGLVYQVLWLVEEGGSPRLEPLWSWRLVGYVPGVRWEQRPAGEFLASLTARQWLASRPLREGERPARPLHRTFQQLALTVWISRHWSAEELLTAYAERAPFGRGLIGLDAAARRYFGQEPERLALHEVALLAGLPHAPGRYDPRSHPEAALRRRDFVLTRLQSAGLISEAQREEARRQPLPSPVIHGP; encoded by the coding sequence ATGTCTCCATTTGGCCACAATCGTCTCTTGCGGTGGACCCTCGCCGTTCTGCTCCTTCCTCCCGTGCTGTTGCTCGGGAGCGTGGAGGCCGTGTACCGCTACGGACTCTCCCGTGTGGGCGAACTGCCTCGGCCACCCCAGCCCCGGACGGGCCTCGTCTACCAGGTGCTCTGGCTCGTCGAGGAGGGCGGGTCCCCGCGGCTCGAGCCCCTCTGGTCCTGGCGGCTCGTGGGCTATGTCCCCGGAGTCCGATGGGAACAACGCCCCGCCGGAGAATTCCTCGCCTCGCTGACGGCGCGCCAGTGGTTGGCTTCCCGGCCCTTGCGTGAGGGCGAGCGGCCCGCGCGGCCCCTGCACCGGACCTTCCAGCAGCTCGCGCTCACCGTCTGGATTTCACGCCACTGGTCCGCCGAGGAGTTGCTGACCGCCTACGCGGAGCGCGCCCCGTTTGGACGTGGTCTCATCGGTCTCGATGCCGCCGCGCGAAGGTACTTCGGCCAGGAGCCCGAGCGGCTCGCGCTCCACGAAGTCGCGCTCCTCGCGGGTCTGCCCCATGCGCCGGGCCGCTACGACCCCCGCAGTCACCCCGAGGCCGCGCTCCGGCGAAGGGACTTCGTCCTCACGCGCCTCCAGTCCGCTGGGCTCATCTCCGAGGCCCAGCGAGAGGAGGCTCGGAGGCAGCCACTTCCGTCCCCGGTCATACACGGCCCGTGA
- a CDS encoding cytochrome P450, producing the protein MSGRINLLAPEVRANPYAVYAELRRHAPVCQVDPGGYWVITRHDDVVAAFKNPQLFSNTGVRLATKPEWLGHNPFADSMVGLDPPQHTRLRNLVNRAFGPPALARLEGRVRHYAEAIVARIPEGREVDFVDAFTLPLPASVIGELIGLEPSLHSRCKRWADDLTSISANPQDEKRREEILAAVRETEAEMAKVLALRRREPREDLVTDLLQARVDGQSLSDAELMSFMFLLLVAGLETTIHLLGHCVRVLMERPDVLARLRADHSLIPRFVEEVLRYEPPVQAFGRLTTAEAVVSGVRIPAGAPVMLLIGSANHDDARFPDGDRFDMDREGVNNLPFGHGIHFCLGAPLARMEARIGLELLLSRFERFTPAGPLEWNHSFTVRGPRVLPVIAHGPSSSAR; encoded by the coding sequence ATGAGCGGACGCATCAACCTGTTGGCCCCCGAGGTCCGGGCCAATCCCTATGCCGTTTACGCCGAGCTGCGGCGCCATGCTCCGGTGTGTCAGGTGGATCCCGGTGGCTACTGGGTCATCACCCGCCACGATGACGTGGTGGCGGCCTTCAAGAATCCCCAGCTCTTCTCCAACACGGGGGTGCGCCTGGCCACCAAGCCGGAGTGGCTGGGGCACAACCCCTTCGCGGACTCGATGGTCGGACTGGATCCGCCGCAGCACACCCGGTTGCGCAACCTGGTCAACCGGGCGTTCGGGCCCCCGGCGCTCGCCCGGCTGGAGGGGCGCGTGCGCCACTACGCCGAAGCCATCGTCGCGCGCATCCCCGAGGGGCGGGAGGTAGACTTCGTGGATGCCTTCACCCTCCCGCTGCCCGCCAGCGTCATCGGCGAGCTCATCGGGCTGGAGCCTTCCCTGCACTCGCGCTGCAAGCGCTGGGCGGACGACCTCACCAGCATCAGCGCCAACCCCCAGGACGAGAAGCGCCGGGAGGAGATTCTCGCGGCGGTGCGCGAGACCGAGGCGGAGATGGCCAAGGTGCTGGCCCTGCGCCGCCGTGAGCCCCGCGAGGATCTGGTCACGGACCTCCTCCAGGCGCGTGTGGACGGCCAGTCCTTGAGTGATGCGGAGCTGATGAGCTTCATGTTCCTGCTGTTGGTGGCGGGCCTGGAGACCACCATCCACCTGCTCGGCCACTGCGTGCGCGTCCTCATGGAGCGTCCGGACGTGCTCGCGCGCCTGAGGGCGGATCACTCATTGATTCCGCGCTTCGTCGAGGAGGTGCTGCGCTATGAGCCGCCCGTGCAGGCCTTCGGCCGGCTCACCACCGCCGAGGCCGTGGTGAGCGGGGTGCGCATTCCGGCGGGCGCGCCGGTGATGCTGCTCATCGGCTCGGCCAACCACGACGACGCGCGCTTTCCGGACGGGGACCGTTTCGACATGGATCGCGAGGGGGTGAACAACCTGCCCTTCGGTCACGGCATCCACTTCTGCCTGGGCGCGCCGCTCGCGAGGATGGAGGCCCGTATCGGCCTGGAGTTGCTGTTGTCTCGCTTCGAGCGCTTCACGCCCGCGGGTCCCCTGGAGTGGAACCACTCCTTCACCGTGCGCGGCCCCCGCGTCCTGCCGGTGATCGCGCACGGCCCGTCGTCGTCCGCCCGCTGA
- a CDS encoding sugar phosphate nucleotidyltransferase produces the protein MWGLIPAAGIGSRIQPLAFSKELLPVGGRYDGKTERPRAVSEYLVDRMLLAGADKICFVISPGKSDIIEYYGGAVGGAMVCYAVQPEPLGLCDSLFRALPLIGPDEEVLIGLPDTVWFPENGLCKLPDRGLSFLCFPVARPELFDAVLADKDGTVREIQVKQEGATSHWIWGAIKMTGAIMRELHALWLTREPRDPYMGTLVNEWLARGGSARAVRAGESYVDVGTLHGYREAIQLLGTRPVRTLLQEEGDTASAPA, from the coding sequence ATGTGGGGTCTCATACCGGCGGCGGGAATCGGAAGCCGTATCCAACCCCTCGCCTTCTCCAAGGAGCTGCTGCCCGTCGGAGGCCGTTACGATGGCAAGACGGAGCGGCCCCGCGCGGTGAGCGAATACCTGGTGGATCGCATGCTGCTCGCGGGGGCGGACAAGATCTGCTTCGTCATCTCCCCGGGCAAGTCGGACATCATCGAGTACTACGGCGGCGCGGTGGGCGGCGCGATGGTGTGCTACGCCGTGCAGCCGGAGCCGCTGGGGCTGTGTGACTCGCTCTTTCGCGCCCTGCCGCTCATCGGCCCGGACGAGGAGGTGCTGATCGGCCTGCCCGACACCGTCTGGTTCCCCGAGAACGGCCTGTGCAAGCTGCCGGACAGGGGGCTGTCGTTCCTGTGCTTCCCGGTGGCTCGCCCCGAGCTGTTCGACGCGGTGCTCGCGGACAAGGACGGCACGGTGCGGGAGATTCAAGTGAAGCAGGAGGGCGCCACCAGCCATTGGATCTGGGGCGCCATCAAGATGACCGGCGCCATCATGCGCGAGTTGCACGCGCTGTGGCTCACCCGCGAGCCGAGAGACCCCTACATGGGCACGCTGGTGAACGAGTGGCTGGCCCGGGGCGGAAGCGCCCGGGCGGTGCGCGCGGGCGAGTCCTACGTGGATGTCGGAACGCTCCACGGCTATCGCGAGGCCATCCAGTTGCTCGGCACCCGGCCGGTCCGGACCCTCCTCCAGGAGGAGGGTGACACCGCTTCCGCCCCCGCTTGA
- a CDS encoding CgeB family protein, with the protein MKLVIFGLTVSSSWGNGHATLWRGLISALTARGHRVVFFERDQPFYASQRDLLELPPGAELRLYASWEEALPHARRHLRDADVGMVTSYCADGIAAGRLLLGSSVPVKSFYDMDTPVTLERAERGEPVEYIGPEGLGDYDIVLSYTGGEALTGLRRFFGARHTVPLYGSVDPRVHHPRPPKAHYQGHLSYLGTYAANRQQALERLFLEPARRMPERRFVIGGAQYPQDFAWTDNLYFVQHLPPSEHPSFFCSSALTLNVTRAPMAAMGWCPSGRLFEAAACGTPVLSDAWEGLESFFLPGEEILLAHSTEDVLEALRLSPEELARMGRRARERALTEHTADRRAEELVRLLDGAAHVSNPVRS; encoded by the coding sequence ATGAAGCTGGTCATCTTCGGACTCACGGTCAGCTCCTCCTGGGGCAACGGCCACGCCACCCTCTGGCGCGGGCTCATCTCCGCCCTCACCGCTCGCGGGCACCGCGTGGTCTTCTTCGAGAGGGATCAACCCTTCTACGCCTCGCAACGCGACCTGCTCGAGCTGCCCCCGGGCGCGGAGCTGCGGCTCTACGCCTCGTGGGAGGAAGCCCTGCCGCACGCGCGCCGGCACCTGCGGGACGCGGACGTGGGCATGGTGACGTCCTACTGCGCGGATGGCATCGCGGCGGGCCGCCTGCTGCTCGGCTCGAGCGTGCCGGTGAAGTCCTTCTACGACATGGACACGCCCGTCACCCTGGAGCGGGCCGAGCGCGGAGAGCCCGTCGAGTACATCGGTCCGGAGGGACTCGGGGACTACGACATCGTCCTGAGCTACACGGGCGGCGAGGCCCTCACCGGGTTGCGGCGCTTCTTCGGCGCGCGCCACACCGTGCCCCTCTACGGCAGCGTGGATCCGCGGGTGCACCACCCGAGGCCCCCCAAGGCGCACTACCAGGGGCACCTGTCCTATCTGGGCACCTACGCCGCCAACCGGCAGCAGGCCCTGGAGCGCCTCTTCCTGGAGCCCGCGCGGCGCATGCCCGAGCGGCGCTTCGTCATCGGCGGGGCCCAGTACCCCCAGGACTTCGCGTGGACGGACAACCTCTACTTCGTCCAGCACCTGCCGCCCTCGGAGCACCCCTCCTTCTTTTGCTCCTCCGCGCTCACCCTCAACGTCACCCGCGCCCCCATGGCCGCCATGGGCTGGTGCCCGTCGGGCCGCCTCTTCGAGGCCGCGGCGTGCGGCACCCCGGTGCTCAGTGACGCCTGGGAGGGCCTGGAGTCCTTCTTCCTTCCCGGCGAGGAGATCCTCCTCGCGCACTCCACCGAGGACGTGCTGGAGGCGCTCCGCCTCTCGCCGGAGGAACTGGCCCGGATGGGCCGGCGTGCCCGGGAGCGAGCGCTCACCGAGCACACCGCGGACCGGCGCGCGGAGGAGTTGGTGAGGTTGCTGGATGGAGCAGCGCACGTCTCGAACCCAGTGAGGAGCTGA
- a CDS encoding DUF4202 family protein yields the protein MLRQLLLSETGTRFGDAKRPLPRAFALLAAEFPTLTVRPLEQASDANVLRLDAQAWRAPGFDPFDWDEHVFGAHGTEEHALALHLFGAPHETLATTALEILTRYQGLVRRRNAASEGPLFDAILARHQALHDMSKPLVVADHRHALDTWQWVLRLAPHADLALQAAALFHDVERLLSEADQRVEHHARDYQAFKDAHAARGADVACALLTEVGVAPDTRERVRWLIRRHERPEQDESLALLNDADALSFFSLNASGFARYFPLEHTRRKLAYTLRRLRPHQRWRLAHVRFAPQVRRLLEETLDAAPHDTPRELT from the coding sequence ATGCTGCGACAGCTCCTGCTGTCTGAAACCGGAACCCGATTCGGCGACGCGAAGCGCCCCCTGCCCAGAGCCTTCGCCCTGCTCGCCGCGGAGTTTCCCACCCTCACCGTGCGGCCCCTGGAGCAGGCGAGCGACGCGAACGTGTTGCGGCTGGACGCCCAGGCCTGGCGCGCGCCGGGCTTCGATCCCTTCGACTGGGACGAGCACGTCTTCGGCGCCCACGGGACGGAGGAGCACGCGCTCGCCCTGCACCTCTTCGGCGCGCCCCACGAGACGCTCGCCACCACCGCGCTGGAGATCCTCACCCGCTACCAGGGGCTCGTGCGCCGCCGCAACGCCGCGTCCGAGGGACCGCTCTTCGACGCCATCCTCGCGCGGCACCAGGCGCTGCACGACATGAGCAAGCCGCTCGTCGTCGCCGACCACCGGCATGCGCTGGACACCTGGCAGTGGGTGCTGCGGCTCGCCCCGCACGCCGACCTCGCCCTCCAGGCCGCCGCCCTCTTCCATGACGTGGAGCGCCTGCTGTCCGAGGCCGATCAGCGCGTGGAGCACCACGCCCGGGACTATCAGGCCTTCAAGGACGCCCACGCCGCCCGGGGCGCGGACGTGGCCTGTGCGCTGCTCACCGAGGTGGGCGTCGCTCCGGACACCCGCGAGCGCGTGCGCTGGCTCATCCGCCGCCACGAGCGCCCCGAGCAGGACGAGAGCCTCGCGCTCCTCAACGACGCGGACGCCCTCTCCTTCTTCTCGCTCAACGCCTCCGGCTTCGCCCGCTACTTCCCGCTCGAGCACACCCGCCGCAAGCTGGCCTACACCCTGCGGCGGCTGCGTCCCCATCAGCGCTGGCGGCTCGCCCACGTCCGCTTCGCGCCCCAGGTGCGGCGCCTGCTCGAGGAGACCCTGGATGCGGCCCCCCACGACACGCCCCGGGAGCTGACATGA
- a CDS encoding YfhO family protein codes for MSHEPTNPPAEPRWRPLVLGLGLTVLFFYRAVFSAEVFFLRDIQRVYLPLRDYWRERVLGGGFPQWYPFDGLGQPYVGMVISGAFHPAQLLSLVLPGAQGLKWNILLCFPVAFLGMNALARRLGLGARPALLAAVLYTFSGYLVGITNNPLYLMAAATVPWVLWALEGFLATPTAWRLLGAAALLGLVLFAGDVQSYAVCLGGVLLWSVCRLAPEGRSRSLAKALGVVGAAVLLSAVQILPAVKVVGDVRASGQTPAEAMAWSVHPVRLLELFLGPLFAGLPGERDQIAISQRLLSTSRNNLWVDSLFIGAPALLLVGVALVTHARRARTAVLAGATLGVLLLALGKHAGLYAWVFEWVPPWRAFRYPEKLMPFVTFALALAAGVGFERLEREPPRWVGRTAFALGGLLLAMGLLEWRAHVFSDAWLVGLWEGKPLLEAQQRIGGQFVLGSVLAGVSLLLFGGILVGARSAGARAGLTGVVCFAGLLLANGPIYEVGDPMLFESPSPFVQRIQEETRARGGPTPRLFRLPGRFYLPESSPVSSPEEMHALSVIAAMEPLVPAVFGLESATVYLPASSRRVITLWDTQREWFMRFAGLFNTRYLVISREFSSQVLNGPRRVVDRLDALGLLLLEDTSALPRVYLAHPRCVANAGEAVRRLGGGLQASREVVVECEAPLSEAPAEAPLGEVSAARFEPERIAVEVDARGGEVLVLNDAFYAGWTASVDGTPTPILPANGAVRAIAVPPGAHRIVFSYRTPGLVAGAWVSVLTLLVLLGAGLVARRVPSRAAPCAAARP; via the coding sequence GTGAGCCATGAGCCGACGAACCCGCCCGCCGAGCCCCGGTGGCGTCCCCTCGTGCTGGGGTTGGGGCTGACCGTCCTCTTCTTCTACCGGGCCGTCTTCTCCGCCGAGGTCTTCTTCCTCCGGGACATTCAACGGGTCTACCTCCCCCTGCGCGACTACTGGCGGGAGCGGGTGCTGGGGGGCGGGTTTCCGCAGTGGTATCCCTTCGACGGGCTCGGTCAGCCCTACGTGGGCATGGTCATCTCCGGGGCCTTCCACCCGGCCCAGTTGCTGTCGCTGGTGCTGCCGGGGGCCCAGGGCCTCAAGTGGAACATCCTGCTGTGCTTCCCGGTGGCGTTCCTCGGCATGAACGCCCTGGCGCGACGGCTCGGATTGGGGGCCCGGCCCGCGCTGCTGGCCGCGGTGCTCTACACCTTCAGTGGCTACCTCGTCGGCATCACCAACAACCCCCTGTACCTCATGGCCGCGGCCACCGTGCCCTGGGTGCTCTGGGCCCTGGAGGGGTTTCTCGCGACGCCCACGGCGTGGCGGCTGCTGGGCGCCGCCGCGCTGCTCGGCCTCGTGTTGTTCGCGGGTGATGTGCAGAGCTATGCGGTCTGTCTGGGGGGCGTGCTCCTGTGGAGCGTCTGCCGCCTGGCCCCCGAGGGACGGAGCCGCTCGCTGGCCAAGGCCCTGGGCGTGGTGGGCGCCGCCGTGCTGCTGTCGGCGGTGCAGATCCTCCCGGCGGTGAAGGTCGTGGGAGACGTGCGCGCGTCCGGGCAGACGCCCGCGGAGGCCATGGCGTGGTCCGTTCATCCCGTGCGCCTGCTGGAACTCTTCCTCGGCCCCCTCTTCGCGGGCCTCCCGGGCGAGCGGGATCAAATCGCCATCAGCCAGCGGCTGCTCTCCACCTCGAGGAACAACTTGTGGGTGGACTCGCTCTTCATCGGCGCTCCCGCGCTCCTGTTGGTGGGCGTGGCCCTGGTCACCCACGCCCGGCGCGCGCGGACGGCCGTGCTCGCCGGAGCCACGCTGGGGGTGTTGTTGCTGGCGCTCGGCAAGCACGCGGGGCTGTACGCCTGGGTCTTCGAGTGGGTGCCTCCCTGGAGGGCCTTCCGCTACCCCGAGAAGCTGATGCCGTTCGTCACCTTCGCCCTGGCCCTGGCGGCGGGCGTGGGATTCGAGCGGCTCGAGCGCGAGCCCCCGCGCTGGGTGGGACGCACCGCGTTCGCACTGGGCGGCTTGTTGCTCGCGATGGGACTGCTCGAATGGCGCGCCCATGTGTTCTCCGACGCGTGGCTCGTGGGCCTGTGGGAGGGCAAGCCGCTGCTGGAGGCGCAGCAGCGCATCGGTGGGCAGTTCGTCCTGGGCAGTGTGCTGGCGGGCGTGAGCCTGCTGTTGTTCGGCGGCATCCTCGTGGGGGCGCGCTCCGCGGGGGCGAGGGCCGGGCTCACCGGGGTGGTGTGCTTCGCGGGTCTGCTGCTGGCCAATGGCCCCATCTACGAGGTGGGCGATCCGATGCTGTTCGAGTCGCCTTCACCCTTCGTCCAGCGCATCCAGGAGGAGACGCGGGCCCGGGGCGGGCCGACTCCCCGGCTCTTCCGGCTCCCCGGCCGCTTCTATCTGCCGGAGTCCTCGCCGGTCTCTTCTCCCGAGGAGATGCACGCCCTCTCCGTGATCGCCGCGATGGAGCCGCTCGTGCCCGCGGTCTTCGGCCTGGAGAGCGCGACCGTGTATCTGCCCGCCTCTTCCCGTCGGGTCATCACCCTCTGGGACACGCAGCGCGAATGGTTCATGCGCTTCGCGGGCCTCTTCAACACGCGCTACCTCGTCATCTCTCGCGAATTCTCCTCCCAGGTGCTCAACGGACCGCGCCGGGTGGTGGATCGCCTGGACGCGCTCGGGCTGTTGCTGCTGGAGGACACGAGCGCGCTGCCGCGCGTGTACCTCGCCCACCCCCGCTGCGTGGCCAACGCGGGGGAGGCGGTGCGCCGGCTCGGCGGCGGACTCCAGGCCTCCCGGGAGGTGGTGGTCGAGTGCGAGGCTCCCCTGAGCGAGGCTCCGGCGGAGGCCCCTCTGGGAGAGGTCTCCGCGGCCCGGTTCGAGCCGGAACGGATCGCGGTGGAAGTGGACGCCCGGGGAGGCGAAGTGCTGGTGCTCAACGACGCCTTCTACGCGGGGTGGACGGCGAGCGTGGACGGGACGCCCACGCCCATCCTGCCCGCCAATGGGGCCGTCCGGGCGATTGCGGTGCCTCCGGGAGCGCATCGGATCGTCTTCAGCTACCGCACGCCGGGGCTCGTCGCGGGCGCCTGGGTGAGCGTGCTCACCCTGCTGGTGCTCCTTGGGGCGGGGCTCGTGGCACGGCGCGTTCCATCCCGTGCCGCCCCGTGTGCCGCGGCCCGTCCGTGA
- a CDS encoding DUF6748 domain-containing protein, translating to MTPRSSLLAIPLVLGLLAGCTSNTRPSADTRPAESGGTPTSTGAEATPPPPPAPSETEDVSGGTTASDSKPVVYIVKDSGVRCMAAPCPSLVARPADDPKAEGLRITDLDLSALGLTDEQKGRLMEKVHQEAGIKVEASVGNVPHAGPAGTATVLRVNRVLEGK from the coding sequence ATGACTCCACGCTCGTCATTGCTCGCCATTCCCCTCGTGCTCGGCCTGCTCGCCGGGTGCACCAGCAACACCCGCCCCTCCGCCGATACCCGGCCCGCCGAGTCCGGTGGCACGCCCACCTCCACCGGCGCCGAGGCGACGCCCCCGCCCCCCCCCGCGCCCTCCGAGACCGAGGACGTCTCGGGTGGGACCACCGCCAGCGACAGCAAGCCCGTCGTCTACATCGTGAAGGACAGCGGCGTGCGCTGCATGGCCGCCCCCTGCCCTTCCCTGGTCGCCCGGCCGGCGGATGACCCCAAGGCGGAGGGCCTGCGCATCACCGACCTGGACCTGTCCGCACTCGGCCTCACCGATGAGCAGAAGGGCCGCCTCATGGAGAAGGTCCACCAGGAGGCTGGCATCAAGGTCGAGGCCTCGGTGGGCAACGTGCCCCACGCGGGTCCCGCCGGCACCGCCACCGTCCTGCGCGTCAATCGGGTGCTCGAGGGCAAGTAG